From Panthera tigris isolate Pti1 chromosome B4, P.tigris_Pti1_mat1.1, whole genome shotgun sequence:
ACTAGAGAAGTAGAAAAGTAGAGAACTAGAGAACTAGAGAAGTATCTTGATCACATGAGGATTAGACAAAATAAGGATTATAGAGAAAGAAGCCCATAAAATGTGAGTCAATAAACATCCAGAGTCGGGTTATTTTGCAGTTGggtggaaaaatatataaagtttaaagaATATACCAATGCTGTAAAGACTATAGtcagcatttagtccatttcctTGGCTTTACAGATGGTGGAACTGGTGATCACGGAGAAGTACATATCATAATAAATCAGAAAACTAATGACACATGGAAAGCTAGGGACAATTTATTGAAACAACATGTCTATTTAGATTTTGGGGGATTATTGTAgattaaaatagactttaaatctATTCATTGTCAGTCTATGTTAAGTGCCTCCATTGATATTTCCTTgacaatctctttaaaaaatgataagttCTTCCCTTTTATGTCAACACAAAATCCTAAGTTTTTCTGGAGTGTCCAATGAGGGTTTAAGAAGCAATGGTCCCTGTACCCTgaagggctttcttttttttctcccactgccTAAGGAGCCTCAAAGAGAACCACCAGACACCCAAGGACATCAGAATGAGTGACAACACTGCTTTGGCTCCTCCAGCTTCAAACCAGGGTCCCACTACCCCACGCAAAGGGCCCCCCAAGTTCAAGCAGAGGCAGACTCGCCAATTCAAGAGCAAACCTCCTAAGAAAGGGGTGAAAGGGTAAgaccaaattaaaaagaagactctattttttccccacaacCCTGCTTTGGTTTTGAGAAATTAGTGCTCATAAACGTAAACAGACTTACAAAGACTTCCACCCTCTGCTCTATTTTCCTCTCTACCACAATCTTCGCTTAGCCCTGGAATCCCTTCTCCCTCACCAACCAGGTCTGTGGTGACATTTAGCATGGCAAATGGGGCCTATCACAGCAAACTTCGACTTGACCTTCCAGACTCTTCTTGACCACTCCTCCTCACCAGCACACCCTGTGATTTAATCTGGAATACTAAAACACTGGCCATTGCCAGAACACAGAGTTTATTCAGTTTATTTGTATGGCAACAAATGTTATGCCTtcagttctttgctttttttctggccaaattctatttattctttaacATATGCTcatttgttaatttccttttggaCGCCATTACTGACTCTCTTATTAGACAAGTGTGATCATTACTTCTATGTTTGCATTTCATACATTCAGCTATCACAACTTGTATTATTTTACACTACATCTGTTTACTTACATCTGTTCTCAGGGATTGAAGTCCctcaaagaaaatttattattttttccctaattcCCTATGCTCAATACGATGCCTGACATATAGTAAATGCTTTGATAAATGCTTTTGGATAACTGATCAAATGGATAAATTGATCACTTTGATGACTTTCATACTGTGTTTTCAttccaatttctatttttaaaagtggaacGTGACTAAATTGCGCCCATGATGGTGCTATTTGGTTCCCAGTTGTCGTAGGCTATATtcttacaagggaaaaaaatctctctccaaGGGGACACACTGTCTGAAAACAGCCTGAGTGACATCGCCTTTGCTCTGGGTCAATGCAAATTAAAGGTGTTTCACAAAGACAAAAACCTaaacctcttcttcctctttcatcAGGAAACTCTCTATATGAGTAATTCCAAGATCTTTTCACTCTTTcagctaatttttaattttccttttttcccccaggttTGGAGATGACATTCCAGGCATGGAGGGGCTAGGAACAGGTGAGCCACCAAAAGATATGGACTTTCACTCGGAATTTCACTACTATACACACTTTAGGCCTCAAAGGgctgtgaaaagttaaaaaaaatacctgaggCAGCAGATCCTTGAAGGCATAGAAATGTGGGGTTTAATTTTACCTCCTAAGTAAGTGCACGTGTGCCCAGCGAAAACACACCTACAGGAATCAAGCTAAGGCCCAGAGTTACTAAACCCTCTTCTGTTAAGCAACTCTTGAGGACATATAATGGTTGAGTTGTAGACTTTCAATGTAGAAAGATTCTCAGGGTTAGTCCATCCCAacttcattatttcttcagaagAGAAACCTGAGGCAGAGAAAAATTAAGGGACAATCTGAGGCCCCCGAGTGAGATATTGGAAAAAAGGGCGGGGCCTGGCAAACCACTATGTAACCAACTTCCTCTTTTTACACATCCTCTAGCACCCGGAGCAGGGCCTGCACCCTGAATGTATCCAATACGAAATTTCGGTTGACTAGAATAACTTGATTTGTTGGCTAATGAACACAAATTACCAGATATTCCTCTTAAtaatattaaactttattttttagggcagttttaggcTGACAGAAAATTTAAGCAGAAAGTATGGAGCTCCTACATGCCCCCTCTgccaccttcctcctcctgcaCATAGTTCCCCCTACTATTAGCATCCTGCATGagtgtggcacatttgttacaattggtgAACCAGTATTGGTAACATTATTATCAACTAACACTCATAGTTTATATTAGGATTCATTCTTTGTGTTGTccagttctatgggttttgacaaatgcgcAACGTtgtgtatccaccattacaggtatatacagaatatatgctctaaaaatcccctgtgttcCATCTGttcatccctcctcccacctccacaAACTCTTAACAACCACAAATCTTTTTACTCTCAagggttttgccttttccagactgtcatatggttggaatcacACAATATACAGATTTTCCagactgatttctttcacttagcaatgtttattcatttaaggttcctccatgtcctatgtggcttgacagctcatttctttttaccactgaataatatttcattgaatgGCTGTATCAGAGTTTGCTTATTTTATTGAAAGACATTTTGTTGCCTCCAAGTTTTCacaattatgaataatactgctataaacacaaTTGTGCATGTTTTTGTATGAACATGCTTTAAACTCATCCAATATTCTTTTGACAAATGATGTAATCGGCAATCAGTGTCCTTACCAGGCAATTCTCAGTGTACTAGCTTTTTGCAGTCAAGTGCCACCCCTGGGATCTCAAAttcattttctagctcctttatagAGCTCATTTCGCTGTTCTTCTAAATCAACTGCTTCTGTATTTTGGCCAGGTGTATAGAAGACCAGTAGGTTGGCTTTGGGCTTATGTTTAACTCTGCCAACATATTTGGAATACTAGAAAGAGCTTTACACTGAAGGGAGATTTGAAATCTTTGGCTTGGTTCTAGTCCCATCCTTgtaactctgatttttttttaataggtttttaaTCTCTTTAGGTTCCAGTCAGCTTCTCTGTAATCCAgggataataatattttattgcctGGAGCGAAAAATTGGATTAGTAGATGTCTTGAGATTATTTCTCAGTACGTGATTGGGCATTGTAGGCATTTCCAAATGTAAAGGAACAAAAGAGTGCATCAGAGAAGCCCAAGGAATGCATCTGAATTGGTAGGGGGTAAGAAGGCAGTGGATTTCCAGATTGTGGGGATTTAAAGTGCTTCTATTTCCCATTTTAACCCTTGGCCTGACTAGAATTCCACTTGTGTTCCTTCCGTAGTGGTTGTGCTTTGGGGAGACCCCGTTAGATCAGTGATATGCACCCCCTCAGGCTAGCTCCAGTCAAAAGCCTTTGGGTAATCGCTTCAAAGAGGTACAGAATGAAACCAGTGAAGATGCCTACTAAGTGGAGTCTGTTCTGGGGGCATCAGAACCCAATTGGTCTGATCctttctgggctgcagggccaTTCTAGATAACTTCCTGGTTGCTGAGACAACAAGTAGGAGAGAGGAGTGAGGTGTCTCTGCCCAAAGGATGTCTTTCTGAGCAGAAGAGGCTCTGAAgggttggggtggtggtggtgaggcgGACTTACAagttcttcttccctcttctgcagATATCACGGTGATTTGCCCCTGGGAGGCGTTCAGCCACCTGGAATTGCATGAGCTTGCTCAGTTTGGGATCATCTGATGCACCCGAGGTTCTGCCACTTTCAACAGCATCTGCTGTAATTTTGCTTACTTTTGCCCTATTGATCTGCCAGAGTCTTGAAATTCAGCTGTTCGGAAGTGGTTTCTTCAGCTTACACAGTCATTTCCCCCTAAATTGCTATGAAGAGTTCTCTTGGTGtgagattctctcttgccctaTAGTTCAGCTCAGAACAATGGATGCAAATAGACTTTTGTTAGGACATTTCAAATTTCCTATCAGCTGGTTAGAATTCAGTGATAGTTCTtgaaattttgtttatctgttaagtccttcAAATTTAGTTTTTGCCAGGCAGTCGCTACaattaatagtaatttttaagataacattttttcacccccccttccccttctcatttAATAAAGGAGATACTTACCTTGAATCTTATGATGAAGTCGTATTAAATGCTATATACAAATATCTGATGCCCTCTTCTGAAAGTCAGTTCAGCAAAGAGGGCACAGTCGTACAGGAAATAAACACAATGCATGTAAAAGAGCATAGGAATAAAGTCAAGTTCTGATTCCACTTTGTAACTTGTAAATCGTACATTTTCTGTGTCTAAATTTGGAGACGGAAACTCAGGAATCTGTTAACGTGAAGCTTCCTTTTAGTGtcctggctcagttgattgaaaatatttatatgctaCGGAATTTAGACTCAGATGGGACAGGTAGTTGAACCCTCTGAATAAAATGATGGTTTGCTTCACCTCTGAGGTTGTGTCAAATGTAATGTGCACATAGCCATCTTTCCCCAATACTTTCACGGCAATTGTGCAATTCAATTACTGCCCCTACATGACCTGGATGCCTTGGGTACTAGCAGTATTGATTTCTTCACTTCAGTTTCATAATCTGTGGTAAAAGAATGGGGAAAATTAACTGAAAAGAAAGACAGGGTTACAGAGACAAAGAGatctgggttctaatcctggctTGACCAGTACATTACTCTGCAATTTTGGACAAAAATCTTTCGGCTTGGATCTTCTGGTTTGCCTGAATTAGGCCATCTAGGTTCACGGTATTGATAATTCCACAACTTTGAGGTCTGCAGAGTGTGAGTGTGAAAATCAAAGAAGCTCAGCACTCAAGAAAATGTCTTGTgctgcaggctctgcactgttttGCACAAATGACCTAGTTACCTCTGGCCAAAACATTAGAAGCCCAAGGGAGGAATCTGGATTGGTTGGGGTAAGGAGATGTCCAGACCATGGGAATTTAAAGCACTcctatgtttcattttaattcttggCCTGGCTAGAAGTCCATTGCTGTTCTTCCTTAGtagagaagaggggcacctgggtggctcagttggttggacatccatcttaggtcatgatctcatggttcatgagtttgagccccatgttgggctctatgctgacagctcggagtctggagcctgcttcggattctgtgtctccctctctccctgctactctccagctcatgctctgtctctctctgtctctcagaaataaacattacaaattttttaaaaaaagaaaagaaaaagtacagaagaaaaaataaagcataaaatctAAGAGTTGGAACTGTGACATGCAGGAAGTACAGTGATGATGTATAGGCACTTCCCCTCCAGCAGGAAGTCCTGCTTCCACTCATGCTCCTATTTTCAAGTCAGAGACTCCACTTGATGGTCAGAGCCTCCGGGTGTGCTTGTTCATTCCCGTGCCTTTCAGGTAGGGAGGTCTGTGTTCTTCTCCAGTTCAGTGAGATTTCTCCATTGGATTACTTTGCAAATGTTtcctaaacattttaagaatgcACCCAGAGGAACATATTCAATGGTCAGGCTAGAGAAAGATCTAGAAACCATGCTGCATGAAAAATTGTTGAAGGAACTGATAATATTTAGGCTAGATGAGAAAACCATAATTGccagcaaatatttgaaaagttgtaATGAGTGGGATGAAGCAGGTTTATTTTATGAAGTATAGCATTTAGTGGTAAGCTAGATCAGATATAATTGAAAGCCATTCAAATTCTAGAATTCTGTCCTTTCcatttcaaattctatgtctACCATTTCTATTATTCctaataagaaacaagaaaaccttTCTCATATAAATAGCACACATATGAAAGAGAATAAAGGTAAATCATGGTCTCCGTCAAAGTCCTGGCAGCAGAAATGCCATACTCAGAGTAACTGAGGAAATTTTAACAAAGGAACTATTTAaggcttggggtggggagagtgcctgggtggctcagtggtcggacttcagctcattcatgatctcgtagttcatgagttcaagtccagtgttgggctctgtgccgacagcttggagcctggagcctgcttcggattctgtgtctccccctctctctaccccttccctgatcacgctctgttgtctctcaaaaataaataaacattaaaaaaattttttaaatgcttggaaaaggcctggctggctcagtgggtagaacatgtgactcttgagcttgagttcattagttcaagtcccacattgggtgtagagctaccttaaaaaaaaaaggagagagtaaGGTAAGAAGGCTTGGGAAGGGTTAAGGAATATCTAAAAAAGATAGGACAGTAACTTGGGGCTGGCTACAGTGTTGAAGCTACAATATTTCAAACCCTAGGCCTGAAGGAATCCCAGTAGGTCTTCTCTCTAAGAAAGGCCACTGAGGGGGCTGTAGAAGGACACAGCCACCTCACAGGGATCCTGTGAGTAATCAGGAGGGAGTGGGGATGAGGCTGATAAATAACCCAATGTTattcttctctcattctctacTCTTCTGCGGATGCCTCCCATTAGATAAACCCAATTGGAAGTCAAAGGACAAAGGAGCCCACTGACATTGTCTAAAGTTGATTCCAACAACAGGGATCAGGTGGAGAAGGGTAGAGAGTGGAGGGGCAAATGGGAATTATCCAGCTGGGCACTGTATCAAAGAACAGAAACCATTCGTCCACCAGAGCTTGTTAGTTGGAGTTGGGAAATAAGCCTGTGTATGCGCAAAACCTAAGGTATGTGTAAACCAAAGGTGGAGGAAGGATAATGTCAGGCAGAAcacaacagaaaaaagagaacaatccCAGAAGGAAGTTATCATAGCATTCCGCGATTTGGAGgattttttgaaatgttctaACACTTTCTTGATAATAAAAACCATTGAGGATTTcttgttaaaaacacaaaatttgggCCACATTTTGGATTTTCTGAAGAAAAGTCTCCAAGGGTGAGATCTAAACATCTTTTGTTTTCAAGAAGGACTCCAGGTGATTCTCACATTTGTACCACCTTGAAAACACTGATGCCGTCCAAGCCTACGTTAGGAAATGTTAGGAATTAGAGAATTCTAATAACATCCAGGTGACTGGTTTCACTGGGCCTACTTGCCATAAAAACATATGTAAATTATGTGAGAACAGGGGCTACCATTTATGTGTTCTGACTCTTTTAGACTAATAGACATGCCTCATGACTTCAGACCTAACCCAGTTAAATGCTTCTCAAATTGTACAGAATGTCAGAGTTCAGAAGGTAAGTGTTAGACTGAGGCAGTTCCAAGAAATATTGGGCCAAATAGGCACCATTACTCCTGGGGTGGACTTCTTACCATTGTCTCACATGGCTGCCCTCTGTCTGTAGTTAATGTCACTTTCTGTCCTCATTTGTCCCCTCTGACTGGAGTAGAAGggaccagggagggagagagctttGTCTCAGCAGGTGGAGGCCGTGACCTTCACTTATCTGTCACCCCTTTTGTATTTGTTCCCATCAATGGGTAGAAGTTGGGGTTGATGGTGCTGGTGATGTAGGCAGCAACTCCCATTCTAGAGCTCAGGAGCGTTAGTCAGAGCAGAAAAAAGTGTGTAAGGAGGAAATGCTCTTCTGGAGGGCCCCACTGTGGGCAAATATACACAGTTGTTACTAAACAATTGAGACTGTGCAGTTGacctctaatatttttctttgcaccatgagaaaaacaagaaTCACTATAAACTGAGAAAAGGATGGAGTATTTTCTCAACAACTAAAGAAGTGAAGGGAAAACACACATAGATAAGACTAATCAATAAGACTAATATcttgcacaagaggaaaaccaaTAACATAAGACTGGCAACACAACAACTAATATTATGAGAACAGAGATAATAtgacactgaatttttttttaaaaagacgtaTTTTATAAAAGGCTAGAGGGAAAGGCTTATTTACACAAGCCACaaaaattgtgtatgtgtataaactAGCACAGTGCTTTCTGCAACTCAAAATGAAGTatttgactttcttctttttcaagggcagagccaggctgatgaaaactgaaatttaaaaccaGATTCATAAACCGATTGTGCACATCAGTCACACCATGTCCTTATGATAAAATAATCATGAGGTTAGGGTTCTGCCTGGCTGAGCTGCACAGGATCCGCTAGACATCTTCTTGGTCTCAGTGTTTGAGAATAAAGCAAAGATATTGGATTAAATAATTGCTAAGGTCGCTTGCAGCTCAAAATTCTAAAAACCAAGTAATAAATCTAAGCATATTTCAAACATGAAGAAACCGTTCTCTTTCTGGCCAGAAGTCCTAAGGCACTGTTTCCAGCTCTTTTCATGTATAACACTGCCACCTGCTGTGATGAATGAACACTTCATGAACTTGAAGACCATTTGCAATGGAAAACTTTTAAGTCCATTGAGCTAGTTCCGAATTTGTTCCCACTCATTGGCCAATTTAAAATGGACCACTTGGTTATTCATGTGTATCAAGTGCATGTTTATTCAGGcataagataaacattaaaggaGTATACATGCGAATGAGGTAAGTTTCATTTACCCAatgctttctgtctccctcctgttCTTAGTTAATCCTTGTTATTAGTTTGTTGTACATACTTCCAGAGACAATGTTATGTgtatacattgttttctttgcatgATGATAGCATACTGTATTCACTATTCTATACCTTGCTTTTCTACCTATCTTATCTTGGGGATTGCTTCATGTTCGTACATTTTCATACACCTCAtaggttccatttatatgattgAATTCTAATTCACTTATTTAGTCTCATACTGATGGTCATTTAGGATATGTTTAGACTCTTACGTCTTTCATTAATTGTCTGCACATGTATGACACTTTTGCACAGATTTATCTCCAGGGTAAATTCTTAGTAGTAGAATGGATAGATTCTGAAGGAAAGAGAATGCCAAATTAGCCTCCAAATAATTTGTAATTGCTAACACAAAATGCACAATTATATACACTTTCCCTAACACTCTTGTCTACAcagattattaaatttttattttgcctgaGAGTGAGCaagttttcatgtttaaaaatcacttttggggtgtctgggtggttcagttggttaagcatcagacttcggctcagataaTGGTCTAAccgttcaggagttcgagcctcatgtcgggctctgtgctgacagcttgtagcctggagcctgctttggattctgtgtctccctctctctctgcccctcccctgctcatgctctctctgtctgtctctatcaaaaataaataaacattaaaaaatgttcttaaacaaataaaaaaatcacttttgcaTCTTTATAAATTGTCTTCTTAAGTGTTTTGCCTGTTTTCCAATAAAATGATTGATCTTTGTACTGAATTATAAGATACTGATCTCTGTTTTCCTATCAATCtatctgaatgaaaatatttgtctttatctgtagtaaaaacatttttcctatttggtttcttagttttttattttcctttatattattttttatcaggtaaacctttatttatttatttatttatttattatctgtttatattttgagagagagacagggagagagtgccCACATGCAtgcaaaagggggaggggcagagagaaaggaagagagagaattccaaacaggcttcactctgtcagcacagagcctaacatgaggctcgatctcatgaaccctgagatcatgacctgagcagaaatcaagacttggtcacttacctgactgagtcaccaaggcgaCCCTGATTTTAATGACCTCTgtatagttttgttttacttagGTTTTCCCATTCCAAATTTGCAAAAAATTTCACGTTTTCTCCcaagttttttctttcatgttttactttaaatcttGGATTCATCTGAAAGTTAGTAttgtagaatgtattttttcCCAGGTAAACAGCCATATATCCtaatgggatttatttatttaacaatccATGTTCCCATTAATTTACTGAATTTCTGTATTTATCACAGTGGctctatttctgtcattttatgttgatctatttctattttttttttataaattttttttaatgtttatttttgagacagagagagacagagcatgaacgggggagggtcagagagagagggagacacagaatccgaaacaggctccaggctctgagccgtcagcacagagcccgacacggggctcgaacccacggaccgtgaaatcatgacctgagccgaagttggacgctcaaccgactgagccacccaggcgccccaatgttgaTCTATTTCTAAATAGCTACCCACTTCAGAGTATGTTATAAGAACTGAGAAAACTTCCATTGCCTCATTAtgattctttttcatatattttctgggTATtattgcacatttattttttcatgtataatttagaatcagcttgtctaGCTCCTTCCACTCTCATCCTGTGTGTGAACCCTCCTAAAAAATTACCTTGGcattctttttattgtggtaaaaaacacatataaaatttaccCTCTTACATTTTTGtgtacaatattgttaactataagtACAATGTTGTATAGCAGATCCCTAGAAATGGCTCACCTTGTATGACTAAAACTCTATACCTATTAAATAGCAGCCTCCCAATACCCATCCCCAACCtgaccctggaaaccaccattctattttgtctttctgtgactaacttatttaacttagcataatatcctcaaatttcatccatgttgtagcatatgaaaatatttcatcatttttcatggctgaataatatttcattgtatgtatattcaacattttctttattcattcttctatcAATAGACATTTAGCTTCTTTCCACCTTCTAGCTATTGTGCATAATGCTTCAATAAGCATGGAGGGGTGTGCAAATGTCTCTTTGAGATGCTAATTCAAATATTTTGGATCATATGAtaggtctgtttattttttggggggcttCCACACTTTTCCATAGGAGCTTcaccattttaccttcccaccaaaagtgcacaaggcttccaacttctccacatccttgcaaacactGATTT
This genomic window contains:
- the PDE6H gene encoding retinal cone rhodopsin-sensitive cGMP 3',5'-cyclic phosphodiesterase subunit gamma translates to MSDNTALAPPASNQGPTTPRKGPPKFKQRQTRQFKSKPPKKGVKGFGDDIPGMEGLGTDITVICPWEAFSHLELHELAQFGII